The following are encoded together in the Cynocephalus volans isolate mCynVol1 chromosome 4, mCynVol1.pri, whole genome shotgun sequence genome:
- the LOC134377197 gene encoding serum amyloid A protein-like isoform X3 produces the protein MKLLTGLIFCSLLLGAHGLLSFLREAGQGAWDMWRAYSDMKEANYINADKYFHARGNYDAAKRGPGGKWAAKVIRDTKLLSSVCRDAEIFHILG, from the exons ATGAAGCTTCTCACTGGCCTGATTTTCTGCTCTTTGCTCCTGGGAGCCCACGGCTTGCTTTCATTCCTTCGTGAGGCTGGTCAAG gGGCTTGGGACATGTGGAGAGCCTACTCTGACATGAAGGAAGCCAATTACATAAATGCAGATAAATACTTCCATGCTCGGGGGAACTATGACGCTGCCAAGCGGGGACCTGGGGGTAAATGGGCTGCTAAAGTGATCAG GGACACAAAGTTACTGAGTTCTGTGTGCAGAGATGCTG
- the LOC134377197 gene encoding serum amyloid A-1 protein-like isoform X4, with translation MKLLTGLIFCSLLLGAHGLLSFLREAGQGAWDMWRAYSDMKEANYINADKYFHARGNYDAAKRGPGGKWAAKVIRNPNHFRPAGLPDKY, from the exons ATGAAGCTTCTCACTGGCCTGATTTTCTGCTCTTTGCTCCTGGGAGCCCACGGCTTGCTTTCATTCCTTCGTGAGGCTGGTCAAG gGGCTTGGGACATGTGGAGAGCCTACTCTGACATGAAGGAAGCCAATTACATAAATGCAGATAAATACTTCCATGCTCGGGGGAACTATGACGCTGCCAAGCGGGGACCTGGGGGTAAATGGGCTGCTAAAGTGATCAG AAACCCCAATCACTTCAGACCTGCCGGCCTGCCTGATAAGTACTGA
- the LOC134377197 gene encoding serum amyloid A-1 protein-like isoform X2, whose product MKLLTGLIFCSLLLGAHGLLSFLREAGQGAWDMWRAYSDMKEANYINADKYFHARGNYDAAKRGPGGKWAAKVIRENIQRLTGHGAEDTLADQAANEWGRSGRNPNHFRPAGLPDKY is encoded by the exons ATGAAGCTTCTCACTGGCCTGATTTTCTGCTCTTTGCTCCTGGGAGCCCACGGCTTGCTTTCATTCCTTCGTGAGGCTGGTCAAG gGGCTTGGGACATGTGGAGAGCCTACTCTGACATGAAGGAAGCCAATTACATAAATGCAGATAAATACTTCCATGCTCGGGGGAACTATGACGCTGCCAAGCGGGGACCTGGGGGTAAATGGGCTGCTAAAGTGATCAG AGAGAACATTCAGAGACTAACAGGCCATGGAGCAGAGGATACATTGGCTGACCAGGCTGCCAACGAATGGGGCCGGAGTGGCAGAAACCCCAATCACTTCAGACCTGCCGGCCTGCCTGATAAGTACTGA
- the LOC134377197 gene encoding serum amyloid A-1 protein-like isoform X1 — MKLLTGLIFCSLLLGAHGLLSFLREAGQGAWDMWRAYSDMKEANYINADKYFHARGNYDAAKRGPGGKWAAKVISDARENIQRLTGHGAEDTLADQAANEWGRSGRNPNHFRPAGLPDKY; from the exons ATGAAGCTTCTCACTGGCCTGATTTTCTGCTCTTTGCTCCTGGGAGCCCACGGCTTGCTTTCATTCCTTCGTGAGGCTGGTCAAG gGGCTTGGGACATGTGGAGAGCCTACTCTGACATGAAGGAAGCCAATTACATAAATGCAGATAAATACTTCCATGCTCGGGGGAACTATGACGCTGCCAAGCGGGGACCTGGGGGTAAATGGGCTGCTAAAGTGATCAG TGATGCCAGAGAGAACATTCAGAGACTAACAGGCCATGGAGCAGAGGATACATTGGCTGACCAGGCTGCCAACGAATGGGGCCGGAGTGGCAGAAACCCCAATCACTTCAGACCTGCCGGCCTGCCTGATAAGTACTGA